From the Roseibium salinum genome, one window contains:
- the speD gene encoding adenosylmethionine decarboxylase, whose amino-acid sequence MKANALFELGMDLEARVAEGAGCVAEPRSTTQKEENNSAAASVFADDRLDHFIQKEGIHCAGAHLIIDLYDAERLDDLPYVEQTLRTCVEEAGATLLHIHLHPFEPKGVSGVAVLAESHISVHTWPEAGYAAFDVFMCGDARPEKCVDVLRKAFNPGKTAVSELLRGREVASQLSKPHAMEAAE is encoded by the coding sequence ATGAAAGCCAACGCCCTCTTCGAACTGGGGATGGACTTGGAGGCTCGTGTAGCAGAAGGCGCAGGTTGCGTTGCCGAGCCAAGAAGCACCACCCAGAAGGAAGAAAACAATTCGGCCGCTGCATCTGTTTTTGCAGACGACCGCCTGGATCACTTCATCCAGAAGGAAGGGATCCACTGCGCTGGTGCGCATCTGATCATTGATCTTTACGACGCCGAGCGGCTCGACGATCTGCCCTATGTCGAACAGACATTGCGCACATGCGTCGAGGAAGCCGGGGCAACGCTGCTGCATATTCACCTTCACCCGTTCGAACCGAAAGGCGTGTCGGGCGTGGCCGTGCTGGCGGAGAGCCACATTTCCGTCCACACCTGGCCGGAAGCCGGCTATGCGGCCTTCGACGTGTTCATGTGCGGCGACGCGCGGCCCGAGAAATGCGTGGACGTTCTGCGCAAGGCGTTCAACCCGGGCAAGACGGCGGTTTCCGAACTGCTGCGAGGCCGGGAAGTCGCCTCTCAGCTGTCCAAACCGCATGCGATGGAAGCAGCGGAATGA
- a CDS encoding transglutaminase-like domain-containing protein — protein sequence MQTQVTVTVAPHPDACRKLLVPTGIPTPHQMPVRFEISGGAFCLTGECATGQMPALVTPERGQPITVRYRYRDGGPGYPDAAFTPRLNRFTRAAHALAEDAIRISGDSPDGHAAIQALVNAAAEKFRYAHPDARFTDGCEEIPHLSCGLTEGSCVDINTYLIASLRAAGFEAGYITGYFFPEEKNGGCDDMHCWVVTRHDGVVLEWDIAHHLKMGTRTIRCGLNPKPGDRVAVAHSMGLAFPELGLSGEKLMAEPLWVSENGLDKAAITIRREISQEAAAA from the coding sequence ATGCAGACCCAGGTCACGGTAACGGTTGCGCCGCATCCGGATGCTTGCCGGAAGCTGCTGGTCCCGACCGGCATCCCGACCCCGCACCAGATGCCGGTACGGTTCGAGATTTCCGGCGGGGCGTTCTGCCTCACCGGGGAATGCGCCACGGGGCAGATGCCGGCCCTTGTGACGCCGGAGCGCGGGCAGCCGATCACGGTCCGCTACAGATACCGGGACGGCGGACCGGGTTATCCCGATGCCGCCTTCACCCCGCGCCTCAACCGTTTCACCCGGGCCGCCCATGCGCTTGCGGAAGATGCAATCCGAATTTCCGGGGACTCGCCCGACGGGCATGCCGCCATCCAGGCCCTCGTCAACGCGGCGGCGGAGAAATTCCGCTACGCCCATCCGGACGCGCGGTTCACCGACGGCTGCGAGGAGATCCCTCACCTTTCCTGCGGTCTCACGGAAGGTTCCTGTGTCGACATCAACACCTATCTGATCGCCTCTCTGAGAGCCGCCGGTTTCGAGGCGGGCTACATCACCGGGTATTTCTTTCCGGAAGAAAAGAACGGCGGCTGCGACGACATGCATTGCTGGGTGGTGACCCGCCATGACGGCGTGGTGCTGGAATGGGACATTGCCCATCACCTGAAGATGGGCACCCGCACGATCCGTTGCGGATTGAACCCGAAGCCGGGTGACCGGGTGGCCGTCGCGCATTCCATGGGGCTCGCGTTTCCCGAACTCGGCCTGTCCGGCGAAAAGCTGATGGCCGAACCGCTGTGGGTTTCGGAGAACGGGCTGGATAAGGCGGCGATCACCATCCGGCGTGAAATCAGTCAGGAGGCGGCGGCAGCGTAA
- a CDS encoding methyltransferase domain-containing protein: MQAKHASVNAELQLDEQAYGQDPIANRETDLYRGEYIMSFVEKWDELIDWDARADSEGQFFIDILRARGKETVLDVATGTGFHSVRLTRAGFNVTSADGSAAMLAKAFENGQKRSMILKTVQADWRWLNRDIQGKYDAIICLGNSFTHLHDEKDRRRALAEFYAALKHDGILILDQRNYDSMLDHGYSNKHKYYYAGEKVKAEPTYIDEGLARFNYSFPDGSEYTLNMCPIRKNYMRRLLSEAGFERVRTYGDFQESYAESEPDFFIHIAEKSSLHLVRWGGATTEDGKQDIREVAETYYDSDDADTFYSHVWGGQDLHIGLYDDSTDIRTASDLTIDEMVKMLPNLNQNATVLDIGSGYGGAMRKVVRETGCSAVCLNISDVQNDTNRHRNIQQGFADKIRVVHGAFEDVPEEAAKFEVVWSQDAILHSDQRQKVLEEVYRVLKPGGYFIFTDPMQADDADPAALKPVYDRLQLNSLGSMRFYREAAQTLGFEVVEQREMTHQLRTHYFRVREGLLAQYDKLRSEGASAEYLDKMSQGLLNWVEAADAGQLSWGIQMFKKPD, translated from the coding sequence ATGCAGGCAAAGCACGCGTCTGTTAACGCCGAGTTGCAGTTGGACGAGCAGGCCTATGGTCAGGACCCGATCGCGAACCGTGAAACGGACCTTTATCGCGGTGAGTACATCATGTCCTTCGTCGAGAAGTGGGATGAACTGATCGACTGGGACGCGCGTGCCGACAGCGAGGGCCAGTTTTTCATTGATATCCTGCGCGCCCGCGGCAAGGAGACCGTTCTCGACGTTGCCACAGGCACCGGCTTCCACTCCGTGCGCCTCACCCGCGCCGGCTTCAACGTCACCTCCGCGGACGGTTCGGCGGCAATGCTCGCCAAGGCTTTTGAAAACGGCCAGAAGCGCAGCATGATCCTGAAGACCGTTCAGGCCGACTGGCGCTGGCTCAACCGGGACATTCAGGGCAAATACGACGCCATTATCTGCCTCGGCAACTCCTTCACGCACCTGCATGACGAAAAGGACCGTCGCCGGGCACTTGCCGAATTCTACGCCGCCCTGAAGCATGACGGCATCCTGATCCTCGATCAGCGCAACTACGATTCCATGTTGGATCATGGCTATTCGAACAAGCACAAGTATTATTATGCCGGCGAAAAGGTGAAAGCCGAGCCGACCTATATCGACGAAGGTCTCGCCCGGTTCAATTACAGCTTTCCGGACGGCTCCGAATACACTCTCAACATGTGCCCGATCCGCAAGAACTACATGCGCCGGCTTCTGTCGGAGGCCGGTTTCGAGCGGGTGCGCACCTATGGTGACTTCCAGGAGAGCTACGCCGAAAGCGAGCCGGATTTCTTCATCCACATCGCGGAAAAATCCAGCCTGCACCTTGTGCGCTGGGGTGGTGCGACGACGGAAGACGGCAAGCAGGACATCCGGGAAGTCGCAGAAACCTATTATGACAGCGATGATGCGGACACGTTCTACAGCCACGTGTGGGGCGGACAGGACCTGCATATCGGTCTCTATGACGACTCTACCGACATCCGCACCGCGTCCGATCTCACGATCGACGAAATGGTGAAGATGCTTCCCAACCTCAACCAAAACGCCACCGTGCTGGACATCGGCTCGGGCTATGGCGGGGCCATGCGCAAGGTCGTGCGTGAAACCGGCTGCTCGGCCGTCTGCCTGAACATTTCCGACGTTCAGAACGACACCAACCGGCACCGGAACATTCAGCAGGGCTTTGCGGACAAGATCCGCGTCGTGCATGGCGCCTTTGAGGATGTTCCGGAAGAGGCGGCGAAATTCGAGGTCGTCTGGAGCCAGGACGCGATCCTGCACTCCGACCAGCGCCAGAAGGTGCTGGAAGAGGTGTACCGCGTGCTGAAACCGGGTGGGTACTTCATCTTCACCGACCCGATGCAGGCCGACGATGCGGATCCGGCTGCCCTCAAGCCGGTGTACGACCGCCTGCAGCTCAACAGCCTCGGCTCCATGCGCTTCTACCGGGAAGCCGCGCAGACGCTTGGCTTTGAAGTTGTCGAGCAGCGGGAAATGACCCATCAGCTGCGCACGCACTATTTCCGGGTGCGTGAGGGCCTTCTTGCCCAATACGACAAGCTGCGCAGCGAAGGCGCTTCGGCGGAGTATCTCGACAAGATGTCCCAGGGCCTTCTGAACTGGGTCGAAGCGGCCGATGCCGGCCAGCTCTCCTGGGGAATCCAGATGTTCAAGAAGCCGGACTGA
- the metK gene encoding methionine adenosyltransferase: MTQRTWLFTSESVSEGHPDKVCDRISDTILDAFLAEDPQARVACETLTTTNHVTIAGEVRGPQKVMDGVEDLVRAAVRDIGYEQDGFHWKTMEVVNRLHQQSADIAMGVDEGDKGEEGAGDQGIMFGYACNETEELMPAPILLSHKILRTMAEARKSGAEPGLGPDSKSQVTLKYENGRPAGIDAVVVSTQHGEDVTQDNVREIVLPFIQNALPAGWTVPEDRIYINPTGRFVIGGPDGDAGLTGRKIIVDTYGGAAPHGGGAFSGKDPTKVDRSAAYASRYLAKNVVAAGLADKCLIQLAYAIGVPEPVAVYVDTQGTGKVDEVALGETLREMVRLTPRGIREQLDLSRPIYARTAAYGHFGREPEKDGGFGWERTDIADDLARHFGARADAAE; the protein is encoded by the coding sequence ATGACACAAAGAACCTGGCTGTTCACCAGTGAATCGGTCTCCGAAGGCCATCCCGACAAGGTCTGCGACCGTATTTCCGACACCATCCTGGACGCCTTTCTGGCGGAAGATCCCCAGGCACGCGTGGCCTGCGAAACCCTGACGACGACCAATCACGTCACCATCGCCGGGGAAGTGCGCGGCCCGCAGAAAGTCATGGACGGAGTTGAAGACCTGGTCCGCGCCGCGGTGCGCGACATCGGCTACGAGCAGGACGGATTTCACTGGAAGACGATGGAAGTCGTCAACCGCCTGCACCAGCAGTCCGCCGACATCGCCATGGGCGTCGACGAAGGCGACAAGGGCGAGGAAGGCGCAGGCGACCAGGGCATCATGTTCGGCTATGCCTGCAACGAGACCGAAGAGCTGATGCCGGCACCGATCCTGCTGTCGCACAAGATCCTGCGGACCATGGCCGAAGCGCGCAAATCCGGCGCTGAGCCCGGCCTTGGACCCGACTCCAAGAGCCAGGTCACGCTGAAATACGAAAACGGCCGCCCGGCCGGCATCGACGCGGTTGTCGTCTCGACCCAGCACGGGGAAGACGTCACCCAGGACAACGTGCGCGAGATCGTCCTGCCCTTCATCCAGAACGCCCTGCCAGCCGGCTGGACGGTTCCGGAGGACCGGATCTACATCAACCCGACCGGCCGCTTCGTCATCGGCGGACCTGACGGCGATGCCGGCCTGACCGGCCGCAAGATCATCGTCGACACCTACGGCGGCGCAGCGCCCCACGGTGGCGGTGCATTCTCCGGGAAAGACCCGACCAAGGTCGACCGCTCGGCAGCCTATGCGTCCCGCTATCTCGCCAAGAACGTGGTCGCCGCCGGCCTTGCCGACAAATGCCTGATCCAGCTCGCCTACGCCATCGGCGTTCCCGAGCCGGTTGCCGTCTATGTGGACACGCAAGGCACAGGCAAGGTGGATGAGGTCGCACTGGGCGAAACTTTGCGGGAGATGGTTCGCCTGACGCCGCGCGGCATCCGCGAGCAGCTTGACCTGTCCAGGCCGATCTACGCCCGCACCGCCGCTTACGGCCATTTCGGCCGTGAGCCGGAAAAGGACGGTGGTTTCGGCTGGGAACGCACGGACATCGCCGACGACCTTGCCCGCCACTTCGGCGCCCGGGCGGACGCTGCAGAGTAA
- a CDS encoding DUF6428 family protein, which produces MTPNQLLESLNALPADAPLVFHTEAGPIGDGYHVTELKHARITSIDCGARVAQWDEASLQLLDGQGEEHMAVGKFSAIVRQSIRRVKALAECPMHVEFAHGNSGLRIYQLSGPRLEEGVVAVHLAEGRARCKPALEQAAAGSEGGCCGAGARTQCCR; this is translated from the coding sequence ATGACCCCGAATCAGCTTCTTGAATCCCTGAATGCGCTCCCTGCGGACGCCCCGCTGGTTTTTCACACCGAGGCAGGGCCTATCGGTGACGGCTACCACGTAACGGAGCTCAAGCACGCCCGGATCACCAGCATCGACTGCGGCGCGCGTGTTGCCCAGTGGGACGAGGCTTCGCTTCAGCTGCTGGACGGCCAGGGCGAGGAGCACATGGCCGTCGGCAAGTTTTCCGCGATCGTCCGGCAAAGCATCCGCCGGGTAAAGGCTCTGGCCGAGTGCCCGATGCATGTCGAATTCGCCCATGGCAACAGCGGGTTGCGCATATACCAGTTGTCCGGACCGCGGCTGGAAGAAGGTGTCGTCGCCGTTCATCTCGCTGAAGGGCGTGCCCGTTGCAAACCGGCCCTGGAACAGGCTGCGGCGGGGAGCGAAGGCGGGTGTTGCGGAGCCGGTGCGCGAACTCAATGCTGTCGCTGA
- a CDS encoding cytochrome b — MSRTNPASYSPLHIALHWLIAAAILFQLIFGERIKDLGRALKDGGTPDAITVFMGNAHIWVGIAVLALTIVRLLVRARYGVPAPLPSSRPQELAARAVHGLLYIAMVLVPITGLVAWYGGVHTAGEIHELAKPLFIILTALHVLGALYHQIALRDGGLMRMFSAR, encoded by the coding sequence ATGTCCAGGACAAATCCAGCTTCCTACAGCCCCCTTCATATCGCTCTTCACTGGCTTATCGCAGCCGCGATCCTGTTTCAGCTCATCTTCGGCGAGCGCATCAAGGATCTCGGACGAGCCCTGAAAGACGGCGGCACGCCGGATGCGATTACCGTTTTCATGGGCAACGCGCATATCTGGGTGGGCATCGCGGTTCTCGCGCTCACGATCGTCCGCCTGCTCGTGCGCGCCAGATACGGCGTCCCTGCGCCGCTGCCCTCGTCAAGGCCGCAGGAGCTTGCCGCCCGGGCTGTTCACGGCCTGCTTTACATCGCCATGGTATTGGTACCGATCACTGGCCTGGTGGCCTGGTACGGCGGAGTTCACACTGCCGGGGAAATCCACGAGCTTGCCAAGCCCTTGTTCATCATCCTGACAGCCCTGCACGTCCTTGGCGCCCTCTACCACCAGATTGCACTGAGGGACGGTGGTCTCATGAGAATGTTCTCGGCCCGTTGA
- a CDS encoding SIMPL domain-containing protein, producing MKTLPDLLPRRGLTIVRNAALAAGLTAALAITVPAVAQEAAPAGTITMEGEGTVAVAPDMAVITASVVTTAKTASGALADNSAAIAKAIEAIKSHGIEPKDIQTRGFNISPRYERNDNGGDRQPNIIGYEVRNGVEVNVRDLARLGDLLTLVVESGANSVDGIRFEVSDPEEKLDEARTKAVEAARHKAEVFAAAAGVDLGNIDSIIETGIRMPRPLGMRAEGMMMARADAVPIEAGEQSISATVTIRWTLK from the coding sequence ATGAAAACTTTGCCCGACCTCCTGCCCCGGCGCGGCCTGACGATTGTCCGCAACGCCGCGCTTGCCGCCGGCCTCACCGCGGCGCTCGCAATCACGGTACCGGCCGTGGCCCAGGAGGCCGCCCCGGCCGGCACGATCACCATGGAAGGTGAGGGAACGGTTGCCGTTGCCCCGGACATGGCCGTGATCACCGCCAGCGTGGTCACGACCGCCAAGACGGCGTCCGGCGCCCTGGCCGACAACTCGGCGGCCATTGCAAAGGCCATCGAGGCGATCAAGAGCCATGGCATCGAGCCAAAGGACATTCAGACACGCGGCTTCAACATTTCTCCGCGTTACGAGCGCAACGACAACGGCGGCGATCGCCAGCCGAACATTATCGGCTACGAGGTGCGCAACGGCGTGGAAGTCAATGTCCGCGATCTTGCCAGGCTCGGAGACCTGCTGACCCTGGTGGTCGAAAGCGGCGCGAATTCCGTCGACGGCATCCGGTTCGAAGTCAGCGATCCGGAAGAAAAGCTGGATGAAGCGCGCACGAAAGCCGTCGAGGCCGCCCGCCACAAGGCGGAGGTTTTCGCCGCGGCCGCCGGTGTGGACCTCGGCAATATCGACTCCATCATTGAGACCGGCATCCGGATGCCGCGGCCGCTGGGCATGCGCGCCGAAGGCATGATGATGGCCAGGGCCGACGCGGTCCCGATCGAGGCCGGCGAACAGTCCATCAGCGCCACCGTCACGATCCGCTGGACGTTGAAGTAA
- a CDS encoding permease: MTDALETLSPSGGAGEASCCAPKSACCAAPASGPSWWKTIPGRKYLFSTWATVLGGPLLVLIFDRPEALNFVTFAVKAFAGTLPYIAFAVALIAWLKAAGAEAYVGRAFAGRERQAIVLAALFGGLAPFCSCEVIPFIAGLLAVGAPLSAIMAFWLSSPLIDPPTLLITAGALGWSFAIGKAAFAVTLGLLGGTAVALAMRAGAFANPVKVPSSAGGSGCGASPQTGRPVWQFWHEGTRREKFVAELRANAGFLVKWLALAYVLEAALVTYVPADMIASAVGGDGIGAIVISALVGMPAYLNSYVAPPLLAGLMDQGMSAGAAMAFMIAGAVSSIPAMAAVWSLVRPQVFAVYLGLGFFGAVLSGLLFQLVI, encoded by the coding sequence ATGACTGATGCACTGGAAACGCTCAGCCCGTCGGGTGGAGCCGGTGAGGCGAGTTGCTGCGCGCCCAAGTCCGCCTGCTGCGCGGCGCCCGCGTCCGGACCGTCGTGGTGGAAGACGATCCCGGGACGCAAGTATCTGTTCTCGACTTGGGCGACCGTGCTTGGTGGACCGCTGCTGGTGTTGATCTTCGACCGGCCGGAAGCGCTGAATTTCGTCACCTTCGCCGTCAAGGCCTTTGCCGGTACGCTTCCCTATATCGCCTTCGCGGTTGCCCTGATCGCCTGGCTGAAGGCCGCCGGGGCGGAAGCCTATGTCGGCAGGGCGTTCGCGGGGCGGGAGAGGCAGGCGATCGTCCTTGCGGCTCTCTTCGGCGGGCTCGCGCCGTTCTGCTCCTGCGAGGTCATCCCCTTCATTGCGGGATTGCTTGCAGTCGGCGCGCCGCTTTCCGCCATCATGGCTTTCTGGCTGTCCTCGCCGCTGATCGATCCGCCGACGCTTTTGATTACCGCGGGGGCTCTGGGCTGGTCCTTCGCGATCGGCAAGGCGGCCTTCGCCGTCACGCTGGGGCTCCTGGGCGGCACCGCGGTTGCCCTGGCCATGCGGGCAGGTGCCTTTGCCAATCCGGTCAAGGTACCGTCCTCTGCCGGCGGCAGCGGCTGCGGGGCGTCACCGCAGACCGGGCGTCCGGTCTGGCAGTTCTGGCACGAGGGGACACGCCGGGAGAAGTTCGTTGCCGAACTGAGGGCCAATGCCGGCTTTCTCGTCAAGTGGCTGGCGCTCGCTTACGTCCTGGAGGCGGCCCTGGTCACCTATGTGCCGGCGGACATGATCGCAAGTGCCGTCGGGGGCGACGGGATTGGCGCCATCGTCATTTCCGCTCTGGTCGGCATGCCGGCCTATCTCAACAGCTATGTAGCACCGCCGCTGCTTGCCGGTCTCATGGACCAGGGCATGAGCGCAGGTGCCGCCATGGCCTTCATGATTGCCGGCGCCGTCAGTTCCATTCCGGCAATGGCGGCGGTCTGGTCGCTTGTCAGGCCGCAGGTCTTTGCCGTCTATCTCGGGCTGGGCTTTTTCGGCGCCGTGCTTTCCGGCCTTCTGTTCCAACTCGTCATCTAG
- the speE gene encoding polyamine aminopropyltransferase, whose protein sequence is MSDGLHFNETLYPGVQVSYTCDEILYQEKTEHQDLVLFSNPVFGKVLMLDGVTQVTTADEFIYHEMMSHVPILAHGAARDVLIVGGGDCGLAEEVLKHASVDKLVQVEIDGSVVDFSREHFGDFNQGVLDDPRFELVIADGIKFSAETERRFDVVIVDSTDPHGPGAVLFSEAFYRNIHRLLTPGGVLVTQNGVPFLQKQELVTSIERFSRIFKDAAAYVAAIPTYFGGHMALGWASDNPDLRRQVVSVLEERFRAADFTTQYYTPDVHAAAFALPRFILDAVEEGRAKA, encoded by the coding sequence ATGAGCGACGGCCTGCACTTCAACGAAACCCTCTATCCGGGGGTGCAGGTCAGCTACACCTGCGACGAGATCCTTTATCAGGAAAAAACGGAGCACCAGGATCTGGTGCTCTTTTCCAATCCGGTCTTCGGAAAGGTGCTGATGCTGGACGGCGTCACCCAGGTCACGACCGCGGACGAATTCATCTATCACGAGATGATGTCCCATGTGCCGATCCTCGCCCATGGCGCGGCCCGGGACGTGCTGATCGTCGGCGGCGGCGACTGCGGCCTTGCCGAAGAGGTGCTGAAGCATGCATCCGTCGACAAGCTGGTGCAGGTGGAAATCGACGGCTCGGTCGTCGATTTCTCCAGGGAGCATTTCGGCGACTTCAACCAGGGCGTCCTGGATGATCCGCGCTTCGAGCTGGTGATTGCCGACGGCATAAAGTTCTCCGCTGAAACGGAGCGCCGCTTCGACGTCGTGATCGTCGACAGCACCGACCCGCACGGGCCGGGCGCCGTGCTGTTCTCAGAAGCGTTCTATCGCAACATCCACCGCCTGCTGACACCGGGCGGCGTTCTGGTGACGCAGAACGGCGTGCCGTTCCTGCAAAAGCAGGAACTCGTCACCAGCATCGAGCGCTTCTCGCGGATCTTCAAGGATGCCGCTGCCTATGTCGCCGCGATCCCGACCTATTTCGGCGGCCACATGGCGCTGGGCTGGGCGAGCGACAATCCGGACCTGCGCCGGCAGGTCGTTTCGGTTCTGGAGGAACGCTTCAGGGCAGCCGATTTCACGACGCAATATTACACGCCGGACGTTCACGCGGCCGCCTTTGCGCTGCCGCGCTTCATTCTGGATGCGGTCGAGGAAGGCCGGGCGAAAGCCTGA
- a CDS encoding ArsR/SmtB family transcription factor gives MNEAEALAAFSSLSSATRLRILKRLVAAGPEGLPAGEIAEAVGATPSRTSFHLSNMAEAGLVIASRQSRQISYRVDFTAIGTLVRYLMQDCCNNNEIVRSCCLSGSGC, from the coding sequence ATGAACGAAGCAGAAGCCCTGGCGGCCTTTTCGTCTCTCTCCAGCGCAACGCGATTGCGAATCCTCAAGCGCCTTGTGGCGGCCGGACCGGAGGGTCTGCCTGCCGGGGAAATCGCCGAGGCCGTGGGGGCAACGCCCTCGCGCACCTCGTTCCACCTGTCCAACATGGCCGAGGCCGGCCTGGTCATTGCCAGCCGGCAGTCGCGCCAGATCAGTTACCGCGTGGATTTTACTGCCATCGGCACCCTTGTCCGCTACCTCATGCAGGACTGCTGCAACAACAACGAGATCGTCCGCTCGTGCTGCCTGTCAGGCTCGGGATGTTAA
- a CDS encoding ArsR/SmtB family transcription factor: MDLEEAAQGFAALGSEARLQVVLTLVKAGQKGLTVGDIQSRTGMAASTLAHHLRFLSSAGLVSQEKDGRTVINRAAFDHLESLAGYILKECCAEEKTCTDTSGAAGVEREIAND; the protein is encoded by the coding sequence ATGGATCTGGAAGAAGCCGCACAAGGGTTCGCCGCGCTGGGCTCGGAGGCCCGCCTGCAAGTGGTGCTGACGCTGGTGAAGGCGGGGCAGAAGGGGCTGACGGTCGGAGACATCCAGTCGCGCACCGGCATGGCCGCCTCGACGCTCGCGCATCACCTGAGGTTCCTGTCGTCCGCGGGGCTGGTGAGCCAGGAAAAGGACGGGCGGACGGTGATCAACCGGGCCGCCTTCGATCACCTGGAAAGCCTTGCCGGCTACATCCTGAAGGAATGCTGTGCCGAGGAGAAGACCTGCACGGATACCAGTGGTGCGGCCGGCGTGGAAAGGGAGATTGCAAATGACTGA
- a CDS encoding NAD(P)/FAD-dependent oxidoreductase, protein MTILIAGAGISGLSTAWALTKRGIPVTLLEQGPIPNPLSASGDQHRIIRRAYGGQGGYQRRIGDAYAAWDEMWDDIGRKHLVETGFMLLSQQPGDGGEVYRDGLAVGGYPFEELSPAETAQRYPFIDPATIRYGAVSQEGGVLLCQKIAADLRDWLIANGANVRENAEVTSVDAAAGAVTLADGSTLTGDHVVVTAGAWTLGLFPGLAQSLTTYRTAVVYLTPPEDLREAWERCPAILDPGGPIDGYVLPPVAGTGLKFGAGIHKYKAPPNRDRTPAPGEGETLRNHFSPPFARIEEYRVDDVVTCAYTFTSDEHFFATTQDKATIVSACSGHGYKFGAVVGQKLAEGVVSKDFERARIWLEARD, encoded by the coding sequence ATGACGATACTCATTGCCGGGGCCGGCATTTCCGGTCTTTCAACCGCCTGGGCGCTGACGAAACGCGGCATTCCGGTCACGCTTCTGGAACAGGGGCCGATTCCCAATCCCCTGTCGGCCTCCGGCGATCAGCACCGCATTATCCGCCGCGCCTATGGCGGGCAGGGCGGATATCAGCGCCGCATCGGCGATGCCTATGCCGCCTGGGACGAAATGTGGGACGACATTGGCCGAAAGCACCTGGTCGAGACGGGATTCATGCTGCTGTCCCAGCAGCCGGGCGACGGCGGCGAGGTCTATCGGGACGGCCTTGCGGTGGGCGGTTATCCCTTCGAGGAGCTTTCTCCGGCCGAAACGGCGCAGCGCTATCCGTTCATCGATCCGGCGACCATCCGCTATGGCGCGGTCAGCCAGGAGGGCGGCGTGCTTCTCTGCCAGAAAATCGCCGCCGATCTGCGCGACTGGCTGATCGCCAATGGCGCGAACGTACGGGAAAACGCAGAGGTTACGTCCGTCGATGCCGCGGCCGGGGCCGTCACGCTGGCGGACGGCAGCACGCTGACCGGCGATCATGTGGTGGTGACGGCGGGTGCCTGGACGCTGGGGCTCTTTCCCGGGCTCGCGCAGAGCCTAACCACCTATCGCACGGCCGTCGTCTATCTTACCCCGCCGGAAGACCTGCGCGAAGCGTGGGAGCGCTGTCCCGCCATTCTGGATCCGGGCGGTCCGATCGACGGCTATGTCCTTCCTCCCGTCGCGGGAACGGGCCTGAAGTTCGGCGCCGGCATTCACAAATACAAGGCGCCGCCGAACCGCGACAGGACGCCTGCACCGGGCGAAGGGGAAACGCTCCGCAACCACTTCTCGCCGCCCTTCGCGCGGATCGAAGAATACCGCGTCGACGATGTGGTCACTTGCGCCTACACCTTCACATCCGACGAGCATTTCTTTGCGACCACGCAAGACAAGGCCACCATCGTCTCCGCCTGCTCCGGCCATGGCTACAAGTTCGGCGCGGTGGTCGGGCAGAAGCTGGCCGAGGGCGTCGTCTCAAAGGATTTCGAGCGCGCGCGCATATGGCTGGAAGCGAGGGATTGA
- a CDS encoding GNAT family N-acetyltransferase, producing the protein MAVEIRTLTGEELKTALADLAHLRISVFRDWPYLYDGSADYEAKYLQRYAQSDGAVIVGAYDGGKLVGAATGEPLRKELEAFRAPFEARGFSCGDIFYMAESVLDPAWRGQGIGHRFFDAREAHARQLGFGKAAFCAVVRPDDHPLRPQSYRPLDTFWRKRGYEKLDGLIVRFPWKDVGDTRETEKPMQVWFRSL; encoded by the coding sequence ATGGCCGTCGAAATCAGGACCTTGACGGGAGAGGAGCTCAAAACGGCGCTGGCCGATCTCGCTCATCTGAGGATATCGGTCTTCCGGGACTGGCCCTATCTTTACGACGGCTCTGCCGACTACGAGGCGAAGTATCTTCAGCGCTACGCGCAGAGCGACGGCGCTGTGATCGTCGGCGCCTATGACGGGGGAAAGCTTGTCGGCGCCGCCACCGGCGAACCGCTCCGCAAGGAACTGGAAGCCTTCCGCGCCCCGTTCGAAGCGCGCGGGTTTTCCTGCGGCGATATCTTTTACATGGCGGAATCGGTTCTCGACCCGGCCTGGCGCGGGCAGGGCATCGGCCACCGCTTCTTTGACGCGCGCGAGGCCCATGCAAGACAGCTCGGCTTCGGCAAGGCCGCCTTTTGCGCGGTCGTCAGGCCGGACGACCACCCGCTCAGGCCACAGAGCTACCGGCCGCTCGACACGTTCTGGCGCAAGCGCGGCTACGAGAAACTCGACGGGCTGATCGTGCGGTTTCCCTGGAAGGATGTCGGGGATACGCGGGAAACCGAAAAGCCGATGCAGGTCTGGTTCCGGTCTCTTTGA